The Amycolatopsis sp. DG1A-15b genome window below encodes:
- a CDS encoding SDR family NAD(P)-dependent oxidoreductase, which yields MTTAQHKIGSGFGATTTAAEVVAGLDLTGKLAIVTGGYSGIGLETTRALASAGAHVVVPARRRATAEEALRGFENVEIDELDLADLDSVRAFASRFLAAGRGIDVFVGSAGIMAAPETRVGPGWEAQFATNHLGHFALVNRLWPAFTPGARVVSVSSRGHHYGPVGFDDLNFERGYDKWLAYGQAKTANVLFAVHLDRLSRERGVRAFALHPGRILTELVRHLDRQELVDAGMVDESGRVTGGAKTPEQGAATQVWAATSPQLDGLGGVYLEDCDIAEPAPADGTRTGVKDYATDPVLAERLWTLSAELTGVNAF from the coding sequence ATGACCACCGCACAGCACAAGATCGGCTCGGGGTTCGGCGCCACCACCACGGCGGCCGAGGTCGTGGCCGGCCTCGACCTGACCGGCAAGCTCGCGATCGTCACCGGTGGCTACTCCGGCATCGGCCTGGAGACCACGCGGGCGCTGGCGAGCGCGGGCGCGCACGTCGTCGTCCCGGCCCGGCGCCGCGCCACGGCCGAAGAAGCGTTGCGGGGCTTCGAAAACGTCGAGATCGACGAGCTCGATCTCGCCGACCTCGACAGCGTCCGCGCGTTCGCCTCGCGGTTCCTGGCGGCGGGCCGCGGCATCGACGTCTTCGTCGGCAGCGCCGGGATCATGGCGGCGCCCGAGACCCGTGTCGGGCCGGGCTGGGAGGCGCAGTTCGCGACCAACCACCTCGGGCACTTCGCGCTGGTGAACCGGCTCTGGCCGGCGTTCACCCCCGGCGCGCGCGTGGTTTCGGTGTCCTCACGGGGCCACCACTACGGTCCGGTGGGCTTCGACGACTTGAACTTCGAGCGCGGCTACGACAAGTGGCTCGCCTACGGCCAGGCCAAGACGGCGAACGTGCTCTTCGCCGTCCACCTCGACCGGCTCTCGCGCGAGCGGGGCGTCCGCGCGTTCGCCCTGCACCCGGGCCGGATCCTCACCGAACTCGTGCGCCACCTGGACCGGCAGGAGCTGGTCGACGCGGGCATGGTCGACGAGTCCGGCCGGGTCACCGGCGGGGCGAAGACGCCGGAGCAGGGCGCCGCGACCCAGGTCTGGGCGGCGACTTCGCCGCAGCTCGACGGCCTCGGCGGCGTCTACCTCGAGGACTGCGACATCGCCGAGCCCGCGCCGGCGGACGGTACCCGCACCGGGGTGAAGGACTACGCGACCGACCCGGTGCTCGCCGAGCGGCTGTGGACGCTCTCGGCCGAGCTGACCGGCGTGAACGCCTTCTAG
- a CDS encoding aminotransferase class V-fold PLP-dependent enzyme, whose protein sequence is MSFDVERARRETPGCAEVVHFNNAGAALPPAVVTDTVVEYLRHEALVGGYEAAAEAADRLDAVYASVARLLGAGTDDIALTDNATRSWQAVFYALPFGRGDRILTSRAEYASNAIAFLQVARRTGAVVEVIGDDGSGQLDVEELRRRVDDDVKLIAVSHVPTQGGLVNPAEEIGAVASAARIPFLLDACQSAGQLDLDVTRLQCDAVSGTGRKYLRGPRGTGFLYVHPRLRERLEPAMLDLHSASWESPTEYVVDPTAKRFEVWERDFAAVCGLGAAIDYALEWGLPAIEERVASLAATLRSRLTDAGARVHDAGARKCGLVTFSLDGTPAAEIKARLAEANINTSLSTRTSAQFDFTARALPDLVRASVHYYNTEDEIDLLVREIEKL, encoded by the coding sequence ATGAGCTTCGACGTCGAACGCGCGCGCCGCGAGACCCCCGGCTGCGCCGAGGTGGTCCACTTCAACAACGCGGGCGCGGCGCTGCCCCCGGCCGTCGTGACCGACACCGTCGTCGAGTACCTGCGTCACGAAGCGCTGGTCGGCGGCTACGAAGCGGCCGCCGAAGCCGCGGATCGCCTGGACGCGGTGTACGCATCGGTGGCCCGGCTGCTCGGCGCCGGCACCGACGACATCGCGCTCACCGACAACGCGACGCGCTCATGGCAGGCGGTGTTCTACGCACTGCCGTTCGGCCGCGGCGACCGGATTCTGACGTCGCGGGCGGAGTACGCCAGCAACGCGATCGCGTTCCTGCAGGTCGCCCGGCGCACCGGCGCGGTCGTCGAGGTGATCGGCGACGACGGATCCGGGCAGCTGGACGTCGAAGAGCTGCGCCGGCGCGTCGACGACGACGTCAAGCTGATCGCCGTCAGCCACGTGCCCACCCAGGGCGGCCTGGTCAACCCGGCCGAGGAGATCGGCGCGGTCGCTTCGGCCGCGAGGATTCCGTTCCTGCTCGACGCCTGCCAGTCGGCGGGCCAGCTCGACCTCGACGTCACGCGCCTGCAGTGCGACGCGGTGTCGGGAACCGGCCGCAAGTACCTGCGCGGCCCGCGCGGCACCGGGTTCCTCTACGTGCACCCGCGGCTGCGCGAGCGGCTGGAGCCGGCGATGCTCGACCTGCACTCGGCGAGCTGGGAGTCGCCGACCGAGTACGTCGTCGACCCGACCGCCAAGCGCTTCGAGGTGTGGGAACGCGACTTCGCCGCGGTCTGCGGCCTCGGCGCGGCCATCGACTACGCGCTCGAATGGGGTTTGCCGGCCATCGAAGAGCGTGTCGCTTCACTGGCCGCGACGCTGCGAAGCCGGCTCACCGACGCCGGGGCGCGGGTGCACGACGCCGGCGCGCGGAAGTGCGGCCTCGTCACGTTCAGCCTCGACGGCACACCGGCCGCGGAGATCAAGGCGCGGCTGGCGGAGGCGAACATCAACACTTCGCTGTCGACGCGCACCTCCGCGCAGTTCGACTTCACCGCGCGGGCGCTGCCCGACCTGGTCCGGGCGTCGGTGCACTACTACAACACCGAGGACGAGATCGACCTGCTGGTGCGGGAGATCGAGAAGCTCTAG
- a CDS encoding GntR family transcriptional regulator has translation MARTPLRSDLIEQITARVLDRRLAAGTRVNEVHLARELGVSRTPLREALIGLADRGLLVSAPGRGFLVPPFDPDEARRLYPLVAELEALALRWTSPVELIGLPDALDAVAGEMALADGSELSALDDRWHALLLSRCPNPHLLRLIEQTKPLLKRYESAYFARHGHAGESIEEHRRIAAALRDGDLAAASAVLVANWVKALAYLGKDER, from the coding sequence ATGGCCCGCACCCCGTTGCGCAGCGACCTCATCGAGCAGATCACCGCGCGCGTGCTCGACCGGCGGCTCGCGGCCGGGACCCGCGTCAACGAGGTGCACCTGGCGCGCGAACTCGGCGTCAGCCGGACGCCGCTGCGGGAGGCGCTGATCGGGCTCGCCGACCGCGGCCTGCTGGTCTCCGCGCCTGGCCGGGGGTTCCTGGTGCCGCCGTTCGACCCGGACGAGGCGCGCCGGCTCTACCCGCTGGTGGCCGAGCTGGAAGCCCTCGCGCTGCGCTGGACGTCGCCGGTCGAGCTGATCGGGCTGCCGGACGCGCTCGACGCCGTCGCCGGCGAAATGGCCCTCGCGGACGGCAGCGAACTGTCCGCATTGGACGACCGGTGGCACGCGCTGCTGCTGTCGCGCTGCCCGAACCCGCACTTGCTGCGGCTGATCGAGCAGACCAAGCCGCTGCTCAAGCGCTACGAGTCGGCGTACTTCGCCCGGCACGGCCACGCCGGGGAAAGTATCGAGGAACACCGCCGCATCGCCGCGGCCCTGCGCGACGGCGATCTGGCGGCCGCGTCCGCGGTGCTCGTCGCCAACTGGGTCAAGGCACTGGCGTACCTGGGGAAGGACGAAAGATGA
- a CDS encoding metallophosphoesterase: protein MIIAHLSDLHLDGGPRAEDRVAAVMGYLGGLARPIDAVVVTGDIADHGTAAEYARAAELLKHRAPVLVCPGNHDVRAAFRTGLLDLPPSDGPIDLAQEIGGVLFALCDSTIPGRGAGFLAGETLAWLDGVLSGGDGPAFVAFHHPPVEVGVPLVDAIRQAGEDRLAAVLKRHPRVKALLAGHVHTGASTTFAGVPLRIAPGVVSGSLLPVEPGADRGWAEGGPLEYDRPPALLLHVLHDDGRVTSHHRTVPL from the coding sequence ATGATCATCGCGCACCTGAGCGACCTGCACCTCGACGGCGGGCCGCGGGCGGAAGACCGCGTGGCGGCGGTGATGGGCTACCTCGGCGGCCTTGCGCGGCCGATCGACGCCGTCGTCGTCACCGGCGACATCGCCGACCACGGCACGGCCGCGGAGTACGCGCGCGCCGCCGAGCTGCTGAAGCACCGGGCGCCGGTGCTGGTGTGCCCGGGCAACCACGACGTGCGCGCGGCCTTCCGCACGGGGTTGCTCGACCTGCCGCCGTCCGACGGCCCGATCGACCTCGCGCAGGAGATCGGCGGCGTGCTGTTCGCGCTGTGCGACTCGACGATCCCGGGCCGCGGCGCGGGATTCCTCGCCGGCGAGACCCTGGCGTGGCTCGACGGCGTCCTCTCCGGCGGCGACGGCCCGGCGTTCGTCGCGTTCCACCACCCGCCGGTCGAGGTCGGCGTCCCGCTGGTGGACGCGATCCGGCAGGCCGGCGAAGACCGGCTGGCGGCCGTGCTGAAGCGGCACCCGCGGGTGAAGGCGCTGCTGGCCGGGCACGTGCACACGGGCGCCTCGACGACTTTCGCCGGTGTTCCGCTGCGCATCGCACCGGGGGTCGTTTCGGGCTCGCTGCTGCCGGTCGAGCCGGGCGCGGACCGCGGGTGGGCCGAAGGCGGCCCGCTGGAGTACGACCGCCCGCCGGCCCTGCTGCTGCACGTCCTCCACGACGACGGCCGGGTGACCAGCCACCACCGCACGGTCCCGCTCTGA
- a CDS encoding CocE/NonD family hydrolase, with the protein MLDRLVDKLLGLPRTEDPKPVVTHDLAVPMPDGVTLLADRYAPAGTTSAPVVLIRTPYGRKGLASKLFGETFARHGLQTVVQSTRGSFGSGGEFRPFHLEREDGLATAEWLRAQPWCDGNLGMAGASYLGHTQWAIGPYLDPPLAAMCLGVTASEFVSTFYPGGVLAADNMVSWAAMIGRQEERFAALPNPRQTRKTRRAMAHLPISGADIAAIGKPVRFLQDVTEHFAPDDGYWAMSDHSARVAELDVPVSMVTGWYDLFIGSQLRDFRLLADAGKAPRITIGPWAHGEPASMGPMIRDQLGFLRAHLLGDRTQLQRAPVRLFLQGAGTWLDFESWPPPSKVTEAHLRPIGGLGEVATDPALPTPFTYDPADPTPAVGGPLLTGEWKQRDNQEVEARPDVLVFTGEPLPSDLDVIGEVSATVHVRTELGHADVYVRLCDVDAGGVSRNVTDGILRLRPGFPSADPDGVVTAEVTLDPTAYRFRRGHRLRVQVAGGAFPRFARNHGTGEPVTSAVTGEPNRFEVFHDAARPSRITLPVFSS; encoded by the coding sequence GTGCTGGACCGACTTGTCGACAAGCTGCTCGGACTCCCCCGCACCGAAGATCCCAAGCCGGTCGTGACGCACGACCTCGCCGTGCCGATGCCCGACGGCGTCACGCTGCTCGCCGACCGGTACGCCCCGGCCGGGACGACGTCGGCGCCGGTCGTCCTGATCCGCACGCCGTACGGGCGCAAGGGCCTGGCCTCGAAGCTCTTCGGCGAGACCTTCGCCCGGCACGGGCTGCAGACGGTCGTCCAGAGCACGCGCGGCTCGTTCGGCTCCGGCGGCGAGTTCCGGCCCTTCCACCTCGAACGCGAGGACGGGCTCGCCACCGCCGAGTGGCTGCGGGCCCAGCCGTGGTGCGACGGGAACCTCGGCATGGCCGGCGCCAGCTACCTCGGGCACACGCAGTGGGCGATCGGGCCGTACCTCGACCCGCCCCTGGCGGCGATGTGCCTCGGGGTGACGGCGTCGGAGTTCGTCTCGACGTTCTACCCGGGCGGGGTGCTCGCGGCGGACAACATGGTCTCGTGGGCGGCGATGATCGGCCGCCAGGAGGAACGCTTCGCCGCGCTGCCGAACCCGCGGCAGACGCGCAAGACCCGCCGGGCGATGGCGCACCTGCCGATCAGCGGCGCCGACATCGCCGCGATCGGGAAGCCGGTGCGGTTCCTCCAGGACGTCACCGAGCACTTCGCGCCCGACGACGGCTACTGGGCCATGTCCGACCACAGCGCGCGCGTGGCGGAGCTCGACGTCCCCGTGTCGATGGTCACCGGCTGGTACGACCTGTTCATCGGCTCGCAGCTGCGCGACTTCCGGCTCCTCGCCGACGCGGGCAAAGCGCCGCGGATCACGATCGGGCCGTGGGCGCACGGCGAGCCCGCGAGCATGGGCCCGATGATCCGCGACCAGCTCGGTTTCCTGCGCGCGCACCTGCTCGGCGACCGGACCCAGCTGCAGCGGGCCCCGGTCCGGCTGTTCCTCCAGGGCGCCGGGACGTGGCTGGACTTCGAGTCCTGGCCGCCGCCGTCGAAGGTGACCGAGGCGCACCTGCGGCCGATCGGCGGGCTCGGCGAGGTCGCGACCGACCCGGCGCTGCCGACGCCGTTCACCTACGACCCGGCCGATCCGACGCCCGCAGTCGGCGGCCCGCTGCTGACGGGCGAGTGGAAGCAGCGCGACAACCAGGAGGTCGAGGCCCGGCCGGACGTGCTGGTGTTCACCGGCGAGCCGCTGCCGTCGGACCTCGACGTCATCGGCGAAGTGTCGGCGACCGTGCACGTGCGCACCGAGCTGGGCCACGCCGACGTCTACGTCCGGCTGTGCGACGTCGACGCCGGCGGCGTCTCCCGCAACGTGACCGACGGAATCCTGCGGCTGCGCCCGGGCTTCCCCTCGGCGGATCCCGACGGGGTGGTGACCGCGGAGGTGACGCTCGACCCGACGGCGTACCGCTTCCGCCGGGGCCACCGCCTGCGCGTCCAGGTGGCGGGCGGCGCGTTCCCGCGGTTCGCCCGCAACCACGGCACGGGCGAGCCGGTCACCTCGGCGGTGACCGGCGAACCGAACCGCTTCGAGGTGTTCCACGACGCGGCGCGGCCGTCCCGGATCACGCTGCCGGTGTTCAGCAGCTGA